One window of the Cryptosporangium aurantiacum genome contains the following:
- the hemB gene encoding porphobilinogen synthase, translated as MSGTLRRTIAGAPSLEKLCPGLSPGSSGGGGGFPTVRPRRLRQSPAMRRLVSEVRLHPADLVLPLFVKEGLHEARPIRSLPGVFQHSRDSLRKAAADAVQAGIGGIMLFGVPTERDHCGTTDAVLNDAIADVIAEVGNDTVVMSDLCLDEFTDHGHCGILAADGSVDNDATLLRYAEMAVGQADAGAHVLGLSGMMDGQVGVVRAALDAAGHTDTVLLAYAAKYASGFYGPFRDAVESQLQGDRKTYQQDPANAAEALREVALDVAEGADIIMVKPALPYLDVLRQVADAVDVPVAAYQVSGEYAMVEAAAANGWINREQVMLETLIGARRAGADFVLTYWATEAAALIS; from the coding sequence ATGAGCGGAACGTTGCGGCGGACCATCGCAGGCGCGCCCTCGCTCGAGAAGCTCTGCCCCGGCCTATCGCCGGGCAGCAGCGGCGGCGGTGGCGGGTTCCCGACCGTCCGCCCGCGGCGGCTGCGGCAGAGCCCGGCCATGCGACGGCTGGTCTCCGAGGTCCGTCTGCACCCCGCCGACCTGGTGCTTCCGCTGTTCGTCAAGGAAGGCCTGCACGAGGCGCGACCGATTCGGTCGCTTCCGGGTGTGTTCCAGCACTCGCGCGACTCACTGCGCAAGGCCGCCGCCGACGCCGTGCAGGCCGGCATCGGCGGGATCATGCTGTTCGGCGTCCCGACCGAGCGCGACCACTGCGGCACCACCGACGCGGTGCTGAACGACGCGATCGCCGACGTGATCGCCGAGGTCGGCAACGACACGGTCGTGATGAGCGACCTCTGCCTGGACGAGTTCACCGACCACGGTCACTGCGGGATCCTGGCTGCGGACGGCTCGGTCGACAACGACGCCACGCTGCTGCGGTACGCCGAGATGGCGGTCGGGCAGGCGGATGCCGGAGCGCACGTGCTCGGGCTGTCCGGAATGATGGACGGCCAGGTCGGCGTGGTGCGGGCGGCGCTGGACGCTGCCGGGCACACCGACACCGTTCTCCTCGCCTACGCCGCGAAGTACGCGTCCGGCTTCTACGGGCCGTTCCGCGACGCGGTGGAATCGCAGCTCCAGGGCGACCGCAAGACCTACCAGCAGGACCCGGCCAATGCCGCCGAGGCGCTGCGCGAGGTGGCGCTCGACGTCGCCGAGGGCGCCGACATCATCATGGTGAAGCCGGCGCTGCCGTATCTCGACGTGTTGCGGCAGGTCGCCGACGCGGTGGACGTGCCGGTGGCCGCGTACCAGGTCTCCGGTGAGTACGCGATGGTCGAGGCTGCGGCGGCGAACGGCTGGATCAACCGCGAGCAGGTCATGCTCGAGACGCTGATCGGCGCCCGCCGCGCCGGCGCCGACTTCGTCCTCACCTACTGGGCCACCGAGGCTGCGGCGCTGATCTCCTAG
- a CDS encoding uroporphyrinogen-III synthase, with amino-acid sequence MTRRSTTGRITFVGAGPGDPGLLTRRALDAVADADHILHDRSLPAPLLAAVVAAAPAEVEVSVAEGAAGDIAKVLLSGARSGRTVARLVAGDPLTAESIVREVQAVARTSVPFEVVPGVPLAEGVTGYAGAPTGGLRTTVEVRDVTALDFDAMVAVPGSLTLTLDAGDLPAVRDGLLAAGMSGQATVLVTGDGTTDTQSTSVSTLDGIVDAAIGLYGTLVVSIGAGVGLRDKLSWWESRPLYGWKVLVPRTKEQAGAMSAQLRGWGAIPEEVPTIAVEPPRTPAQMERAIKGLVTGRYEWVIFTSTNAVKAVWEKFAEFGLDARAFAGVKIACVGDATAAAVQSFGVRPELLPSGEQSSDGLLADFPPYDEVLDPIDRILLPRADIATETLAAGLIERGWEVDDVTAYRTVRAAPPPAPIRDAIKSGGFDAVLFTSSSTVRNLVGIAGKPHARTVVACIGPKTADTARELGLRVDVQPETANVPSLVESLAEYALELREKLAALPTKPRRGAKAQGPTAGRLAR; translated from the coding sequence ATGACCCGTCGCTCCACGACTGGCCGGATCACGTTCGTCGGGGCAGGCCCCGGCGACCCGGGGCTGTTGACCCGGCGTGCGCTCGATGCCGTCGCTGACGCCGACCACATCCTGCACGACCGGTCACTTCCGGCCCCGCTCCTGGCCGCGGTGGTCGCCGCCGCGCCAGCGGAGGTCGAGGTGAGCGTCGCCGAGGGCGCGGCGGGCGACATCGCGAAGGTCCTGCTGTCCGGAGCCCGCTCCGGCCGCACGGTGGCCCGCCTGGTCGCCGGCGACCCGCTGACCGCGGAGTCGATCGTCCGCGAGGTGCAGGCGGTCGCCCGCACGTCGGTGCCGTTCGAGGTGGTGCCCGGTGTGCCGCTGGCCGAGGGTGTCACCGGCTACGCCGGTGCGCCGACCGGCGGTCTGCGGACGACCGTCGAGGTGCGGGACGTCACCGCGCTCGACTTCGACGCGATGGTCGCCGTGCCCGGCTCGCTGACGCTGACGCTGGACGCCGGTGACCTGCCCGCCGTCCGTGACGGGCTGCTCGCCGCGGGCATGAGTGGCCAGGCGACCGTGCTGGTGACCGGCGACGGCACCACTGACACGCAGTCCACCTCGGTCTCCACGCTCGACGGCATCGTCGACGCGGCGATCGGCCTCTACGGCACGCTCGTCGTCTCGATCGGCGCCGGTGTCGGCCTGCGCGACAAGCTCTCCTGGTGGGAGTCGCGTCCGCTCTACGGCTGGAAGGTCCTGGTGCCGCGCACCAAGGAGCAGGCCGGTGCGATGAGCGCGCAGCTGCGCGGCTGGGGCGCGATCCCGGAGGAGGTGCCGACGATCGCCGTCGAGCCGCCCCGGACCCCGGCGCAGATGGAGCGGGCGATCAAGGGCCTGGTCACCGGCCGCTACGAGTGGGTCATCTTCACCTCGACCAACGCGGTGAAGGCGGTCTGGGAGAAGTTCGCCGAGTTCGGCCTGGACGCTCGTGCGTTCGCCGGCGTGAAGATCGCCTGCGTCGGCGACGCCACCGCGGCGGCCGTGCAGTCGTTCGGCGTCCGGCCGGAGCTGCTGCCGAGCGGTGAGCAGTCGAGCGACGGTCTGCTCGCCGACTTCCCGCCGTACGACGAGGTGCTCGACCCGATCGACCGGATCCTGCTGCCGCGCGCCGACATCGCGACCGAGACGCTCGCCGCCGGTCTGATCGAGCGTGGGTGGGAGGTCGACGACGTCACCGCCTACCGCACGGTCCGGGCCGCTCCGCCGCCCGCGCCGATCCGCGACGCGATCAAGTCGGGTGGCTTCGACGCGGTGCTGTTCACCTCGTCGTCGACCGTCCGGAACCTGGTCGGGATCGCCGGCAAGCCGCACGCGCGCACGGTCGTGGCCTGCATCGGACCGAAGACTGCGGACACCGCCCGCGAGCTCGGCCTGCGGGTCGACGTGCAGCCGGAGACCGCGAACGTGCCGTCGCTGGTGGAGTCGCTGGCCGAGTACGCGCTGGAGCTCCGGGAGAAGCTCGCGGCGCTGCCGACCAAGCCGCGGCGCGGCGCGAAGGCACAGGGACCGACGGCCGGGCGGCTCGCCCGGTAA
- the hemC gene encoding hydroxymethylbilane synthase gives MSRPLRLGTRASKLALAQSGDVAAALTAATGRAVELVHISTDGDRDRTTPLTQIGGTGVFVSALRDALLADEIDFAVHSYKDLPTAAAEGLTIAAVPVRADTRDALIARDGLTLEKLPAGARIGTGAPRRIAQLLAARPDVVCVPIRGNVDTRLGKVSSGELDAVVLAVAGLTRLGRAAEITEALDPDVVVPAPAQGALAIECRADDADLVELLGTLEDSGARAEVVAERTLLATLEAGCSAPVAAWATAGTTELTLRARVASLDGTTVLTDARTITVPDPHDSLHTDAETVGRQLAADLLASGADTLMGRTA, from the coding sequence ATGAGCAGGCCGTTGCGCCTGGGTACGCGGGCCTCGAAGCTCGCGCTGGCCCAGTCCGGCGACGTCGCCGCCGCGCTCACCGCGGCCACCGGCCGCGCGGTCGAGCTGGTGCACATCAGCACCGACGGTGACCGCGACCGCACCACGCCGCTGACGCAGATCGGCGGCACCGGGGTGTTCGTCTCGGCGCTGCGGGACGCGCTGCTCGCCGACGAGATCGACTTCGCGGTCCACTCGTACAAGGACCTGCCGACGGCGGCCGCCGAGGGGCTGACGATCGCGGCGGTGCCGGTCCGCGCCGACACCCGCGACGCGCTGATCGCCCGGGACGGCCTGACGCTGGAGAAGCTGCCGGCCGGCGCACGCATCGGCACCGGTGCGCCGCGCCGGATCGCCCAGCTGCTGGCCGCACGCCCGGACGTGGTCTGCGTGCCGATCCGCGGCAACGTCGACACCCGGCTGGGCAAGGTCAGCAGCGGCGAGCTCGACGCGGTCGTGCTCGCGGTGGCCGGCCTCACCCGCCTCGGCCGGGCCGCCGAGATCACCGAGGCTCTCGACCCCGACGTCGTCGTGCCCGCACCGGCGCAGGGCGCGCTCGCGATCGAGTGCCGCGCCGACGACGCCGATTTGGTCGAACTGCTCGGCACGCTCGAAGATTCAGGTGCTCGCGCCGAGGTCGTCGCTGAGCGGACGCTGCTCGCCACGCTCGAGGCCGGATGCAGTGCCCCGGTTGCGGCCTGGGCGACCGCCGGTACCACTGAACTCACCCTGCGGGCCAGGGTCGCGTCGCTGGACGGCACCACCGTCCTGACCGACGCACGGACGATCACCGTCCCCGACCCGCACGACAGTTTGCACACCGACGCCGAGACGGTGGGTCGGCAGCTCGCTGCTGACCTCCTCGCTTCCGGCGCCGACACCCTGATGGGGAGAACCGCATGA
- a CDS encoding glutamyl-tRNA reductase yields the protein MSVVVVGLNHRTAPVRLLERASVPSPELGGVLAELISGAHVAEAVVLSTCNRVEVYAAVNTFHGALHEIGQVLSARTGVHIAELADHLYVHYADAAVRHLFTVVSGLDSLVVGEPQILGQMREAYNAADGHGAPGRMLHEVMQQALRVGKRVHTDTDIDHAGQSVVTAALRLGSERVGSLSGRRALVVGAGSLGALAAATLRRDGIGDITVLNRTPETAHRVAAGVGGRGGDLTEIRAALAEADVVVTATGATEAVLTYQDVSAALEARGPNAADLAILDLAVPRDTERAVDMLPGVVVLDIEALTAALAHEPATTSVDAAASIVENEVEAFAAWQRSTEVAPTVVALRARADQVVAGELDRLHSRLPDLDDAARREVEKTVRRVVSTLLHTPTVRMKELATAPGGDRYAAAVRELFLLDGHARPAAAVTVEPVGSESVVDGNPWIVSESEVSG from the coding sequence ATGAGCGTTGTCGTCGTCGGTCTCAACCACCGCACCGCGCCGGTGCGCCTGCTGGAACGAGCCTCGGTGCCGTCCCCGGAACTCGGTGGCGTGCTGGCCGAGCTGATCAGTGGTGCGCACGTCGCCGAGGCGGTCGTGCTCTCCACCTGTAACCGGGTGGAGGTCTACGCCGCGGTCAACACGTTCCACGGCGCGCTGCACGAGATCGGGCAGGTGCTGTCCGCCCGCACCGGCGTCCACATCGCCGAACTCGCCGACCACCTCTACGTCCACTACGCGGACGCCGCGGTGCGGCACCTCTTCACGGTCGTGTCCGGGCTGGACTCGCTCGTCGTCGGCGAGCCGCAGATCCTCGGCCAGATGCGCGAGGCCTACAACGCCGCGGACGGCCACGGCGCACCGGGCCGGATGCTGCACGAGGTGATGCAGCAGGCCCTGCGGGTCGGCAAGCGCGTCCACACCGACACCGACATCGACCACGCCGGTCAGTCGGTGGTCACCGCCGCGCTCCGGCTGGGCTCCGAGCGGGTCGGCTCGCTGTCCGGCCGCCGCGCACTGGTCGTCGGCGCCGGTTCCCTGGGGGCGCTCGCCGCCGCCACGCTCCGCCGCGACGGCATCGGCGACATCACGGTCCTGAACCGCACCCCGGAGACCGCCCACCGCGTCGCCGCGGGCGTCGGCGGGCGCGGTGGCGACCTGACCGAGATCCGGGCGGCCCTGGCCGAGGCGGACGTCGTCGTGACCGCGACCGGCGCGACCGAGGCCGTGCTCACGTACCAGGACGTCTCCGCAGCGCTAGAGGCACGCGGGCCGAACGCGGCCGACCTGGCGATCCTCGACCTGGCGGTGCCGCGCGACACCGAGCGCGCGGTCGACATGCTGCCGGGCGTCGTCGTGCTGGACATCGAGGCGCTCACCGCCGCGCTGGCCCACGAGCCCGCGACCACCTCCGTCGACGCCGCGGCGTCGATCGTCGAGAACGAGGTCGAGGCGTTCGCTGCCTGGCAGCGGTCGACCGAGGTCGCACCGACCGTGGTCGCGCTGCGTGCCCGAGCCGACCAGGTCGTCGCGGGTGAACTCGATCGGCTGCACTCCCGGCTGCCCGACCTCGACGACGCCGCCCGCCGCGAGGTGGAGAAGACCGTGCGCCGGGTGGTGTCGACGCTCCTGCACACGCCGACCGTGCGGATGAAAGAGCTGGCTACGGCCCCTGGCGGAGACCGCTACGCTGCGGCGGTCCGGGAATTGTTCCTGCTCGACGGACACGCGCGGCCGGCTGCCGCGGTCACCGTCGAGCCGGTCGGCTCGGAGAGCGTCGTCGACGGCAACCCCTGGATCGTGAGCGAGAGCGAGGTGTCCGGATGA
- a CDS encoding redox-sensing transcriptional repressor Rex, with translation MSGDRPRIRAAGRTRGVPEATVARLPVYLRALHALADAGHDTVSSEELAVAAGVNSAKLRKDLSHLGSYGTRGVGYEVALLVDQISRALGLTQRWAVVLVGVGNLGHALAGYAGFASRGFRIAALFDADAERVGERIAGLDIRHIDDLPRVVDEEQVSIGVISTPSDAAQEVADRLVEAGVTSILNFAPCVLQVPDGVDVRKVDLALELQILSFHEQRKADSAGGRSGVNGTGVNGSNTVPSAASGTVTPLPAPRVDAREVVGQ, from the coding sequence ATGTCCGGAGATCGTCCGCGCATCCGCGCCGCGGGTCGTACCCGCGGTGTGCCCGAAGCGACGGTCGCCCGGCTCCCGGTCTATCTGCGGGCGCTGCACGCGCTCGCCGACGCCGGCCACGACACGGTGTCCTCCGAGGAGCTGGCGGTCGCGGCGGGCGTGAACTCCGCGAAACTCCGCAAAGACCTCTCCCACCTCGGCTCCTACGGCACCCGTGGGGTCGGCTACGAGGTCGCGCTCCTGGTCGACCAGATCTCCCGCGCGCTCGGGCTCACCCAGCGCTGGGCCGTCGTCCTGGTCGGGGTCGGAAACCTCGGTCACGCGCTGGCCGGCTACGCCGGCTTCGCCTCCCGTGGCTTCCGGATCGCGGCCCTCTTCGATGCGGACGCCGAGCGCGTCGGCGAGCGCATCGCGGGCCTCGACATCCGCCACATCGACGACCTTCCCCGGGTCGTCGACGAGGAGCAGGTCTCCATCGGGGTGATCTCCACGCCGTCCGACGCCGCCCAAGAGGTGGCCGATCGGCTGGTCGAGGCGGGGGTCACCAGCATCCTGAACTTCGCCCCCTGCGTCCTGCAGGTCCCCGACGGGGTCGACGTCCGCAAGGTCGATCTCGCGCTGGAGCTGCAGATCCTCTCCTTCCACGAGCAGCGGAAGGCGGACAGCGCCGGGGGCCGATCCGGTGTGAACGGAACGGGTGTCAACGGCAGCAACACGGTGCCGTCGGCCGCCAGCGGCACCGTGACGCCACTGCCGGCTCCCCGAGTCGATGCCCGGGAGGTCGTCGGTCAGTGA
- a CDS encoding glutaredoxin family protein, with translation MAATDHTVTLLTRVGCHLCDDAKDVLVRIASETGVGWDEVDVDADPELAYEYGDRVPVVLLDGKEHGFWRVEEARLLRDLAR, from the coding sequence ATGGCGGCGACCGATCACACCGTGACGCTGCTGACCCGGGTCGGGTGCCACCTCTGTGACGACGCCAAGGACGTGCTGGTGCGGATCGCGTCCGAGACCGGCGTCGGCTGGGACGAGGTGGACGTCGATGCCGACCCCGAGCTGGCCTACGAATACGGCGACCGGGTGCCGGTCGTCCTGCTCGACGGCAAGGAGCACGGCTTCTGGCGGGTCGAGGAGGCTCGCCTGCTCCGCGACCTCGCGCGCTGA
- a CDS encoding ECF subfamily RNA polymerase sigma factor, BldN family, giving the protein MIGGTVGYGALPGGIELELDLSDLRQALADLRERTGLRSRTGLGGLGLGLGGSLGGGLRCLTGRREPTRIPWARRAEHAGPLDADSTPTAALPLPTLPPAGTQAGPVLPAQPGVEPPPGGPDTPGAQGEPHRADPRPGRPSSRALRNPAQRRPVDSETGGTVVVGRPPGGAGSGGPPGQEPPGHDGPDRDDQPGYRVPGPTRGRRSAERPAPETHDEDEDVWDLVRQAQAGDASAFARIYDRYFDTVYRYISYRIGSRTVAEDLTSEVWLRALRRIGSVTWQGRDLGAWLVTIARNLIADHYKSARARLEVTTADMLDADDEAPGPEGRPEAEVITRLDNATLLDAVRRLNPEQQECITLRFLQGLSVTETAQIMGKNDGAIKALQYRAVRTLGRLLPEGFTP; this is encoded by the coding sequence ATGATCGGCGGGACGGTGGGGTACGGCGCGTTGCCGGGCGGCATCGAGCTGGAACTCGACCTCTCCGATCTCCGGCAAGCGCTCGCGGACCTTCGGGAACGCACCGGCCTGCGCAGCCGCACCGGCTTGGGCGGGCTCGGCCTCGGCCTGGGCGGCAGCCTGGGCGGTGGCTTGCGTTGCCTGACCGGGCGACGGGAACCGACCCGGATCCCGTGGGCTCGCCGTGCCGAGCACGCGGGGCCGCTGGACGCCGACAGCACCCCGACCGCAGCGCTACCCCTACCGACGTTGCCCCCCGCCGGCACCCAGGCGGGACCGGTCCTGCCCGCGCAGCCGGGTGTCGAACCGCCGCCCGGCGGCCCCGACACCCCCGGCGCCCAGGGCGAACCGCACCGCGCCGATCCGCGGCCGGGGCGGCCGTCCTCGCGCGCGCTGCGCAACCCGGCCCAGCGCCGCCCGGTCGATTCGGAGACCGGGGGCACGGTCGTGGTCGGGCGACCACCCGGCGGAGCCGGTTCGGGCGGACCACCAGGCCAGGAGCCTCCGGGCCACGACGGCCCTGACCGCGACGACCAGCCCGGTTACCGCGTTCCCGGCCCGACCAGGGGCCGACGTTCGGCCGAGCGACCCGCGCCCGAGACGCACGATGAGGACGAGGACGTCTGGGACCTGGTGCGCCAGGCACAGGCCGGCGACGCGAGCGCGTTCGCGCGGATCTACGACCGGTACTTCGACACGGTCTACCGGTACATCTCGTACCGGATCGGCTCCCGCACCGTCGCGGAGGACCTGACCAGCGAGGTCTGGCTCCGCGCGCTGCGGCGGATCGGCAGCGTCACCTGGCAGGGCCGCGACCTCGGCGCCTGGCTGGTCACGATCGCCCGGAACCTGATCGCCGACCACTACAAGTCGGCGCGGGCCCGGCTCGAGGTGACCACCGCCGACATGCTCGACGCCGACGACGAGGCACCGGGTCCGGAGGGCCGCCCCGAGGCCGAGGTGATCACCCGGCTGGACAACGCGACGCTGCTGGACGCCGTCCGTCGCCTCAACCCCGAGCAGCAGGAGTGCATCACGCTGCGGTTCCTCCAGGGCCTGTCAGTGACCGAGACCGCGCAGATCATGGGCAAGAACGACGGGGCCATCAAGGCACTGCAATACCGGGCAGTACGGACACTCGGCCGGTTGCTCCCGGAGGGATTCACTCCGTGA
- a CDS encoding DUF5667 domain-containing protein, translating into MLSPAERRRARDFNARVSARRGAERRSADRTADRAGERRTIDHPGRSRHTGQHAAGQHAAPPHPIGVHRAPAGRGSDEVSDLVLLAERLGSAGEQVKADDEFRNRLRQRLIAVASVHGINAEPGFRPPPSVDVEPGTRTFPLGRRRIPRRVTVVSGTLAGLVALSGVGFASGGANPGDALYGVKRSREAAQLTLARSAVARGQLHLDFARNRLQEAAAATGDLAQLGRLLDDMDSDSRLGMSDLGTAATTQHHPAPLDLVDEFVVSQRRGLTRIEKAPGAAPAVVRRIHASRALLEQISVRSSQVREVLHCTGPFNRDELGPIARPCSDTSADESRIPSDEPAPPRVPWTESSRSDSSDRTSETPTTAPTGSAASTGRVSPGAAGRKSSAAVTDDDWESDPSSAAENLIPQSGSILPSPSTGSPTDSLIGSADQTVDSIVGSALTSDVGEAGRD; encoded by the coding sequence ATGTTGAGCCCAGCGGAACGCCGACGAGCGCGGGACTTCAACGCGAGGGTGTCGGCCCGCCGTGGTGCCGAGCGCCGTTCTGCCGACCGGACCGCCGACCGCGCCGGCGAGCGCCGCACGATCGACCACCCCGGTCGCTCACGACATACCGGCCAGCACGCGGCCGGTCAGCACGCGGCGCCGCCGCACCCGATCGGCGTCCATCGCGCCCCGGCCGGACGCGGATCGGACGAGGTCAGCGACCTGGTGCTCCTCGCCGAACGGCTCGGGAGCGCGGGCGAGCAGGTCAAGGCGGACGACGAGTTCCGTAACCGGCTGCGGCAGCGGCTCATCGCGGTGGCCTCGGTGCACGGCATCAACGCCGAGCCCGGGTTCCGGCCGCCCCCTTCCGTCGACGTCGAGCCCGGCACACGCACGTTCCCGCTGGGCCGGCGGCGGATCCCGCGCCGCGTCACGGTGGTCAGCGGGACGCTGGCCGGGCTGGTCGCGCTGTCCGGGGTCGGATTTGCCAGCGGCGGTGCCAACCCCGGCGACGCGCTCTACGGCGTCAAACGGAGCCGTGAGGCCGCACAGCTCACGCTGGCCCGCTCCGCGGTCGCCCGCGGGCAGCTCCACCTGGACTTCGCGCGCAACCGGCTGCAGGAGGCCGCCGCGGCCACCGGCGACCTCGCCCAGCTCGGCCGGTTGCTCGACGACATGGACAGCGACAGCCGGCTCGGGATGTCCGACCTCGGCACCGCAGCCACCACCCAGCACCACCCCGCGCCGCTCGATCTGGTGGACGAGTTCGTGGTGTCGCAGCGCCGGGGGCTGACCCGGATCGAGAAGGCGCCCGGAGCGGCACCCGCGGTCGTGCGCCGGATACACGCCTCGCGCGCCCTGCTCGAACAGATCAGCGTCCGCTCGTCCCAGGTCCGTGAGGTCCTGCACTGCACCGGGCCGTTCAACCGGGACGAGCTCGGGCCGATCGCACGCCCGTGTTCGGACACCTCCGCCGACGAATCCCGGATACCCTCGGACGAGCCGGCACCGCCGAGAGTTCCGTGGACCGAGAGTTCCCGGTCGGACAGCTCGGACCGCACGTCCGAAACGCCGACCACCGCACCAACTGGCAGCGCAGCCAGCACCGGCCGGGTCTCCCCCGGAGCCGCAGGCCGGAAGTCCTCCGCAGCCGTCACCGACGACGACTGGGAATCCGACCCGTCGAGTGCTGCGGAAAACCTGATCCCGCAGTCCGGATCGATCCTCCCCTCGCCGAGCACCGGGTCACCGACCGACTCGCTGATCGGCTCCGCGGACCAGACCGTCGACAGCATCGTCGGCAGCGCGCTCACCAGTGACGTCGGAGAGGCAGGCCGGGACTGA
- a CDS encoding HAD family hydrolase — translation MITLTKRRRRKDALAVVAGAASAAAAEVEAPAQVAPDLSAAAFFDVDNTMMMGASIYHFARGLAARKYFSSRDLFGFAVQQMRFRMSGVEDAANMVTARQAALAFVAGRDVTEIVGHAEEIYDEVMAKRIWSGTRALAQMHLDAGQRVWLVTATPVELASIIAHRLGLTGALGTVSEVVDGKYTGRLVGEPLHGPAKAEAVLSLARREGLELPRCTAYSDSVNDVPMLSTVGTGVAINPDSALRREARERGWQVRDYRTARKAAKVGAPAVAAAGVIAGGVAGTLAMRRKIA, via the coding sequence GTGATCACGCTCACTAAGCGACGCCGCCGCAAGGACGCTCTGGCGGTCGTCGCCGGCGCCGCGAGCGCAGCCGCCGCCGAGGTGGAAGCACCGGCCCAGGTGGCGCCGGACCTTAGTGCTGCGGCGTTCTTCGACGTCGACAACACGATGATGATGGGCGCGTCGATCTATCACTTCGCCCGTGGCCTCGCCGCGCGGAAGTACTTCAGCAGCCGCGACCTGTTCGGGTTCGCGGTGCAGCAGATGCGGTTCCGGATGTCCGGCGTCGAGGACGCCGCCAACATGGTGACGGCCCGCCAGGCCGCGCTCGCGTTCGTCGCCGGACGCGACGTCACCGAGATCGTCGGCCACGCCGAGGAGATCTACGACGAGGTCATGGCCAAGCGGATCTGGTCCGGCACCCGGGCGCTGGCCCAGATGCATTTGGACGCCGGTCAGCGGGTCTGGCTGGTCACCGCGACGCCGGTCGAGCTGGCAAGCATCATCGCCCACCGGCTCGGGCTCACCGGCGCACTCGGCACCGTCTCCGAGGTCGTCGACGGCAAGTACACCGGCCGTCTGGTCGGTGAGCCGCTGCACGGTCCGGCGAAGGCGGAGGCCGTGCTCTCGCTGGCGCGCCGCGAGGGCCTCGAGCTGCCTCGCTGCACGGCGTACAGCGACTCGGTCAACGACGTCCCGATGCTCAGCACGGTCGGCACCGGCGTGGCGATCAACCCGGACTCGGCGCTGCGCCGCGAGGCCCGGGAGCGTGGCTGGCAGGTGCGTGACTACCGCACCGCCCGCAAGGCCGCCAAGGTCGGCGCCCCGGCCGTGGCCGCCGCCGGCGTCATCGCCGGCGGCGTAGCGGGCACTCTCGCCATGCGCCGAAAGATCGCCTGA